The nucleotide window TGTTGTGTCGTCGTGCCCACACATGGTTGTCGACCACACCGCTGTCGTGGTGCTTGGCGATGCTTATAAGTCCATCACGTAGTTGTTAGGTACTATGGCCTTTGGCATATGGTCAATGCCGATCGCGGCCAACAAATGCTACGGCGATGTTGCAATTGCTGCGCACAGTGGCACTACTATAGTCGTCACATGCAATGGCGCTATTGCAACCGTCGCAAGGCTGCCAGACCTTATGAGGCTTCTATTGCATATGTAGCCGCTACTCGTAACTGGACTTTCGACCCCTGAAAGTCATCACCTTCAATAATACTTCCGTCGATAGTAAACTATCGATAATGATCCATCAATCAAACTCGAGAAACCTCACATCGCCGCAAGTATGCGACAGGACAGACTAGATAGAAAGCAAATTGTCAACACAAACAGATCGTTCAATGTAAATCAAaaccaaataatatcttttcacaagcaaagagtgctaataaataaatctaaatataaaatcGATTTGAAATACTTTTACgttctaaagtatttgatttcaaaacatgactctaataccaatggtaattatataaactataatatgccattattatgtaaaaaatcttaatattagaaattaaaataaaataacgataAATCAAATATCAGTAAGTACGTTATCGTTAGATCCAAAAACTATAGTGAAGGtcgtcttcttctctttttttattctaCATATAATCgttataagcaatagattaagGACAAAAGAGATATGAAAAaaagatctataatctctcattCACTAGTTGGATTGATTCGTCTTAAAAGATCTTACATTTTATAGGTGAGAATAGAAAAACTAAGATGAGTGATTAGGAGAATTCTTCCCATAAAATTTATCTACTAAGAAATCTTAATATAATCATATTTTCTTTCTATTGACCATAACTATAATAAGAATCAATCATATTTATAACATATATTACTTATTTAGGATCTACCTATATCTTCACACACAAGAGACACATAGATTTTTTGAATTGAACCTTTGGGATTGTCGGTAATTTAGATATGCCAACTTGAACTCTATGGCTAATGTGTCAAACGAGAGACGTGTGCGCATCACGTCCCTTTTTTTCTTCGTGATTTTGTGGCTTCTTAAGGCTAGAGTTGGTGCATTCTCGAAACATTTCACTCTCGAAGAAATGTAGGAGAAGATTTAGACGAAGTTGAGGGTATCCCTCAACTTTCTATTAAACCCCCAAGCATTGATTTAATTTGGTTTGGATAAGTTGGGTTTGACCAGTTTGACGAGGAAAGGGGTCAAAGTCAGAGGCATCGGCATCAAAAGTTTCAAACAAAACTATGAATTTTCACAGACGATTTCTTACACCAAAAACATGTAAAACAACGAAGAACACAAGCATGATCGACACAATAGCGAGAATAAATTTATTGCAAATAAGATAGAAGAGGAACTTGAAATGTTTACATGTCAGAGGTGATGGTTGGTTTATTGAGAAAGATAGCATAACCAGAAGAGAACTACATAACCTCAATGACTGCCCGGCCGATGATCTTTCCATGGTTCAGATCATCGAATGCAGCGTTGGCTTCTTCGAATTTGCATTTCCTTGTAACTGTGTCACGAAGATTGAAGATTCCAGTTTCTGCAAGCTTGACCACCTGGGGTAGGTCTTGTCTGGCTCTTGCACCGTATGAGCCAATTATTTTGACCTGCtccaaaaaaatcataatttccaTTAATCTGAGCTGAGTAATTGGTAAGTCATAGTTACTGGGAATGAAAAATGTAGATGCAGTGACAACAAATCATAGACTTAGCAACCTTCTCTTACTAAGCTAACAAACAAAGATATGAAAAGACTAGTGATAACATCAAAATAACAAGTTGTACAAAGATTATGTCTATTAATCGAGTGTTTGATGAAAACAGATGGAGATAACCAAATCTACCATAACAAACATGTCAACTTAAAAATCACATTGTATAGTCTAATTTATTATTGCTGAGTCAAAGTATGGCAATGCACTGTCACTTGTGAAATTCATGAACTGAACAGAAATTTGGAAGCTTAAATGAATCAACAGGCAAAATACATGGCTGGAAAAAGATATTCTCGTTGCTAATGATCTACAGAACTCTACATTCTGGAATAGGATTTCCAAACTGAACAAAAACTGTTTAACAGAGCGAGCAACACTGAGCAAACCTGATATAGTTCATTCAACAGTTTCAATGCCAATATATACTGACATGAAAGCCTGGAAGTTAAAGTTGCAGCTCATCTAGAGATTAACACTTGGAAAGACTATTAAAAGAATTGCATGGTTAAGAAATACTAATTCTCTAGAACTTTGTAGTGTCAATACATGTCCAGTTGCTTATATGGATAGTTGTCGTGTTGTCTGTTTGAAGTCAAATCAGGTTTTTTATTGCTCATCACTGGTGGAAAATTATCTTGCCTCAACAAACAGTTTATCCATGGTATCACACCATAGGAGTGTCCGACAGGCTTTCGTCGCTTTGGTGACATCAAGCAATATCTCATGTGTCCAATAAAAGATCTGGACATTGTCAAGAGTTCATGCATATTTTTCCATTTCCATTTATAGTATTTAGTTACTTGGGTCTGACATCTATCTACAAgcaatataacataataaatcttATTAAAACAGTCACAAGCAGTCCAATGTGCTACAATATGCACCATGCATGTACATTGTCACTGGACTTAAGCATGTATTGCATAAAACTAACCGGCCTATTTACAAGTCCTGTAGCAGAAAAATACTGCATGAACCACTGATAATCGACATGAAAAGTGGTGATGCTAATTGTACTTGATATAACATATTGGACACTGATTATGTATTTCCTTTTTCCAACTTTTTAATGGTCTTCTGTCACTAATTTCTCTCCATGGAGAAAGTTCTGTTAAAGAAGCAGGTAGACTAACATTCAGATAATGAAAGTGGCCCATATATCTATTTACATAACAGATTGGAGAACTGTGGAGTATTTGGTTGAACTTGAATTTCAAGATTTAAAACATTACCTGTCTGCGGACAAGACGAGTTATGTCTACCTCCCCTATTGCATTGGTGGCGGCAAGACCTATCATGACAGCTTTCCCTCCATCTCTTACACTTTTGGTGCATTGCATAAATGTCAGTGGTTTCCCCAGTGCCTCTACAGCCACATCAACACCCCTTCCTCCAGTTATTTCCTACCAAGAGTCAAAATTGATGCAATTATAGCAAGATCCAAGGGATAGGAGTTAGAGAATAGAGATAATGCAAAGTCATCTAAAAAGAAAGGTACTTTGCTCTATTCAAAGCTTTCAAAACCTGCacattaaatttatagttagtcaAATATGATATATCTATTATCAGCTATGTAATGTTGCAAAATACGGGAAATTATAATAATGCCAGAAAAGCTTGATTCTCATTTTAGAACAATACTGTAATTCAGTCAAATGACTACTATTGGTGGTATgaggagagatagaggaagaattttaaaaactttaatagaaactataaataaagatttctcttaacttattagatatctaaatgATGATAAAAGATCCATTTAGTTGATTCCAAATGGTTGCGACTACGCTTTTGTTGTAACTGTATTGTAATTCAGTCTCTTTTTTTTTCAGATGCATAAAAATATTGTCATGGTATATTTTGCACACAAACAGATAGATGGCAAATAAAATCACAACCAGAGAAAGAGTGAATTTCTTTAGTGTTCAACCGAGTTATTAATATATCATGTTATATGCTGACTATTCAAAATTCTGTGATTGCTATAAACGTTATTTTTATTATATGCTTACTGCTCTATTCACGTTTGCATTTGATCAATATAGACACACAAAAGTCTTCTATTGTAGACACATCTTCCATTAATATTATTAGTCAGGCAGATGAGTCTGTTTCTAAATAATTTAGCATCAAAAGCAACAAAGAAACATTATTTTCAAGTCATCTTCATAAACCAGGAACAGATAAGAATGAGGATATTAAAATATCTACCTTGATCTTGTCGACAACATCTTCGTTTAATCCATTTATGGTGTGTGTAGCACCAAGAATTTTAGCATTctgaagtttctcatcaagaacaTCCACTGCAATGATCTCAGCAGCACCAAATGCCTTCGCTATCTGCAAACAACTGAAGCAGATAACTTAATCAAAATGATGCAACCACCAAACATAGGCATTAACAATATACATAAATGTGCATTACAAGTAAGAAATAGATACTATGTCTTATAAGTAGTGACATTGAATAAGAAATATAACTATAAGCAAGTTCAGAAAGCatcctcttttttcttttgtgataATAAGCATCATTTAAATATTGAACAAaatcattttaatatttaaataagcGTACAATTCTTCTTTGCGGCTctacaaaatatttcaatcaaagATGCAAGGTAGAAGTAACAAATATTTCACTTTATCATATATTAATATTCATGTGAATCATTTTTTACCTGCAGGATTCATAACAAGGCAGTACAGACTACAGAGTCCATAACTTCACATGGCTTTGTATACTGATCACATCTATTAGAGGGGAAAATGTTTTCTGGTTTGTACCATTATAATCACAAGTTGATGAGCTAGTAGGATGGGAATAAACTGACATATGCCTCCGATAGCAGATATAACAAAACACTACAAACAACTCAGATATTAGAGACAAGCATGCATAATTATCTCCACTTCGAAATGCATGGACCGCATTCCAGTGGACAAAACAATTGTGATTTCAGAGCATCACCTGGATCCGACACCACCAACTCCAATAACCGCAACTGAATCACCCGCTAGCATTTCAGCTGCATGCCTCATAGCACCATATGCAGTAAAAACAGCACACCCTAATATTGCTGATTCTGTGTATGGAAGTGAATTGGGAAGAACAGCCAATGCATTGGCTGGTACAACACAATATTCAGCCATTCCACCCATGCTGTACATATACACTGGCTTCCCTATATAAAACAACAAACATTCAGACATAACAGAGGAAGtaaattttattacatgattaccACATGAAGTAGATTCATCTGTCACGAGAACATCTTTTTTCTCTTATATTTCATAAAGATGGAATGTAAAGAACCACATGTGATCATGAAAAATACTGTTTTTCGGCATGATTTACTGCATAAATGACATATGCAAATTGCTAAATGAAAACTAAAAGTTAATGTTGTATGCTTTGAAGTGCAAAGAGTTATCTTTGAGGTTTGAATAAGCTAACAAAAGGGAAGTAATGCTAAATGTGGAATAGTACCATTGCTGCGAAGATATAGTCGTGTTTCGCCATCATAAAGAGTTCCTTTTGCACGATTGTAAGCAAAGAAAGCCTCACAAAGGTCCTCCTGACCCTGTTATTATATTCAAACTATAATTACAAAATAGGACACCTACTCGGGGCTCACTAGAACCCAACAACTTAAGGAAAAGCCATCAAACACAACACAAGCATagaagctgaaattttctaccttCACACAGAAGAAACAATTACCACAGGGCATTATAAAAGCTCCAACAACATGACTTCCAACTGGA belongs to Musa acuminata AAA Group cultivar baxijiao chromosome BXJ3-5, Cavendish_Baxijiao_AAA, whole genome shotgun sequence and includes:
- the LOC135638994 gene encoding uncharacterized protein LOC135638994 isoform X1, giving the protein MDLRRRRLRRGRDRGRRIPRHGRAVLHAGDRLLGAQSAPHHRGVSYAQTQGRRAPHQDQSMWSLSLRSSCLERFPVGSHVVGAFIMPCGNCFFCVKGQEDLCEAFFAYNRAKGTLYDGETRLYLRSNGKPVYMYSMGGMAEYCVVPANALAVLPNSLPYTESAILGCAVFTAYGAMRHAAEMLAGDSVAVIGVGGVGSSCLQIAKAFGAAEIIAVDVLDEKLQNAKILGATHTINGLNEDVVDKIKEITGGRGVDVAVEALGKPLTFMQCTKSVRDGGKAVMIGLAATNAIGEVDITRLVRRQVKIIGSYGARARQDLPQVVKLAETGIFNLRDTVTRKCKFEEANAAFDDLNHGKIIGRAVIEVM
- the LOC135638994 gene encoding uncharacterized protein LOC135638994 isoform X2, whose amino-acid sequence is MVFFAAAISRSILRRAAKPCVFPRRWISGGGASGVDGIAAAGYHVTGGPSFMRGTVFWEPNRPLTIEEFHMPKPKAGELLIKTKACGVCHSDLHVLKGELPFSSPCVVGHEITGEVVEHGAHTDSGIIKRFPVGSHVVGAFIMPCGNCFFCVKGQEDLCEAFFAYNRAKGTLYDGETRLYLRSNGKPVYMYSMGGMAEYCVVPANALAVLPNSLPYTESAILGCAVFTAYGAMRHAAEMLAGDSVAVIGVGGVGSSCLQIAKAFGAAEIIAVDVLDEKLQNAKILGATHTINGLNEDVVDKIKEITGGRGVDVAVEALGKPLTFMQCTKSVRDGGKAVMIGLAATNAIGEVDITRLVRRQVKIIGSYGARARQDLPQVVKLAETGIFNLRDTVTRKCKFEEANAAFDDLNHGKIIGRAVIEVM